Proteins encoded in a region of the Dethiosulfovibrio russensis genome:
- a CDS encoding S10 family peptidase, translating into MKKYYLTLLLGAFILTCLSSVGWAETEKDVVAPEEQPRSQEVVPEKAIVPLDASVTDHTVTVAGKKLNYRARAELMPVFDDKGDEMGRVFYVAYSRTKVSGKDRPVTFAFNGGPGSSSLFLHMGAFGPKVVKSSPDGIGLPRPPYVVQDNEDTILEDTDLVFVDPIGTGFSRGFDPDSSESFWGVSEDVASVAQFIRMYLTREGRWGSPIYIAGESYGGIRATGLASALMDMGIMPSGIILVAPVASYGDLVPDSSNDRPYIHALPAMAAAAWYHGKLPEDLQSLPLEKVLYNARDWASSTYLKALWDGNGLSEEEFEAVLEGLNRYTSLPERDIKSLNLRVPPAVFLSGLLQDDRLMISRYDTRLTGPGGWYDYGEDPMFTLVGAPYYTAFMSYLRDELDFSTDREYLSGNDEALYRWNFQSGSEAFVGYPNTVDLLASAMRRCDFLKVFVAMGAYDMTCTADSILYTLGRLDVPVERLKENVTVKTYDGGHMMYTNPSAKAALKSDLDRFFGGR; encoded by the coding sequence ATGAAAAAATATTATCTGACCCTGTTGTTGGGGGCGTTTATCTTAACCTGCCTGTCCTCCGTAGGATGGGCTGAGACGGAAAAGGATGTAGTTGCTCCAGAGGAACAGCCTAGGTCTCAGGAGGTCGTTCCGGAAAAGGCGATCGTGCCTTTGGACGCCTCCGTAACCGACCACACCGTGACGGTGGCAGGCAAGAAGTTGAACTATCGGGCCAGGGCTGAGTTGATGCCGGTGTTCGACGATAAGGGCGACGAAATGGGCAGGGTCTTCTACGTGGCCTACTCCAGGACGAAGGTCTCCGGAAAGGACAGACCTGTTACCTTCGCCTTCAACGGAGGCCCCGGTTCTTCGTCTCTTTTTCTCCACATGGGGGCTTTCGGCCCCAAGGTGGTCAAGTCCTCTCCCGATGGCATAGGCCTTCCCAGGCCTCCCTACGTCGTTCAGGATAACGAAGATACGATCCTGGAGGATACGGATCTGGTATTCGTCGATCCCATAGGAACCGGCTTCAGCAGGGGTTTCGATCCGGATTCTAGCGAAAGTTTTTGGGGAGTTTCCGAGGACGTAGCCTCGGTCGCTCAGTTCATAAGGATGTATCTGACCAGAGAGGGCCGTTGGGGATCGCCTATATATATCGCCGGGGAGAGCTACGGCGGCATCAGGGCCACCGGGCTGGCGTCGGCTCTCATGGACATGGGCATAATGCCTTCCGGTATCATTTTGGTGGCTCCGGTGGCGAGCTACGGCGACCTGGTGCCGGACAGCAGCAACGACAGACCCTACATCCACGCCCTGCCCGCCATGGCGGCAGCGGCCTGGTATCATGGCAAGCTTCCGGAGGATCTTCAAAGCCTGCCTCTGGAGAAGGTCCTCTACAATGCCAGAGACTGGGCCTCCAGCACCTATCTGAAGGCTCTCTGGGACGGCAACGGGCTGTCCGAGGAGGAGTTCGAGGCAGTGCTGGAGGGGCTGAACCGTTACACATCTCTCCCTGAAAGGGACATAAAAAGCCTGAATCTGAGGGTTCCTCCGGCGGTGTTCCTCTCCGGGCTCCTTCAGGATGATCGTCTCATGATCAGTCGTTACGATACGAGGCTCACCGGCCCGGGCGGCTGGTACGACTACGGAGAGGATCCCATGTTCACCTTGGTCGGTGCCCCTTACTACACGGCTTTCATGTCCTATCTCAGGGACGAGCTAGATTTTTCCACCGACAGAGAATATCTGAGCGGCAACGACGAGGCCCTCTACCGCTGGAACTTCCAGTCCGGCTCGGAGGCATTCGTAGGGTACCCGAACACGGTGGATCTCCTGGCCAGCGCTATGAGACGGTGCGATTTTCTCAAGGTATTCGTGGCCATGGGAGCTTACGATATGACCTGTACCGCCGATTCCATCCTCTATACACTGGGACGTCTGGACGTTCCCGTGGAGAGGCTGAAGGAAAACGTCACGGTTAAGACCTACGACGGCGGCCACATGATGTACACCAATCCATCCGCCAAGGCGGCGCTCAAATCCGATCTGGACCGGTTCTTCGGGGGTAGATAG
- the rlmN gene encoding 23S rRNA (adenine(2503)-C(2))-methyltransferase RlmN: MSDMTYGLEFNYDEWRNFVDETGEPSYRADQLCQWIYGKKVFDIHRMTNLSKELRSKLEGHLYVQPPFAVDVQKSSDGTVKFLWRFLDGQEVESVLMDHGNHHTACLSTQVGCPLRCDFCATGRQGFVRNLTVGEIVGHFLAMESWLGQDIKNVVFMGMGEPLLNWENVKKAIEILNHPKMRGMGIRRITISTAGVVPGILALADSGLDVRLSFSLHAPNDQIRSKLMPVNERYPLGQVVEALQEFQKKTGNRITVEYVLLKRINDEPSMAYEIAALLSDLDVYINLIPYNPVVDRYGRPSASRINPFMATLRELGLEVELRKEKGTDIDAACGQLRGKRG; this comes from the coding sequence ATGTCGGATATGACCTACGGTCTAGAGTTCAATTACGATGAGTGGCGGAATTTCGTCGACGAGACGGGAGAGCCGTCCTACAGAGCGGATCAGCTCTGTCAATGGATATACGGGAAAAAGGTTTTCGATATACACAGGATGACTAATCTTTCCAAGGAACTTCGTTCGAAGCTGGAGGGGCATCTGTACGTCCAGCCGCCCTTCGCCGTGGACGTACAGAAATCTTCGGACGGAACGGTAAAGTTCCTGTGGCGTTTTCTCGACGGTCAGGAGGTGGAGTCGGTTCTGATGGATCACGGCAACCACCATACCGCCTGTCTTTCCACCCAGGTGGGATGTCCCCTCAGGTGCGATTTCTGCGCTACCGGAAGACAGGGTTTCGTTCGGAACCTCACCGTGGGAGAGATAGTGGGACATTTTCTGGCGATGGAATCCTGGCTGGGGCAGGACATAAAGAACGTAGTCTTCATGGGGATGGGAGAGCCTCTGCTAAACTGGGAGAATGTAAAGAAGGCTATCGAAATCCTTAACCATCCCAAGATGAGAGGGATGGGAATCAGGAGGATAACCATATCGACCGCCGGGGTAGTCCCGGGAATTCTGGCCTTGGCCGATTCGGGGCTCGACGTTAGACTCTCCTTTTCCCTGCACGCTCCGAACGACCAGATTCGCTCGAAGCTCATGCCGGTCAACGAGCGTTATCCCCTGGGGCAGGTGGTAGAGGCCCTTCAGGAGTTCCAGAAAAAGACCGGTAACAGGATCACGGTGGAGTACGTTCTGCTCAAGAGGATCAACGACGAGCCCTCCATGGCCTATGAGATAGCCGCTCTTCTGTCCGACCTGGACGTGTACATAAACCTGATTCCCTACAACCCGGTAGTCGACCGTTACGGCAGACCCTCGGCCAGCAGAATAAACCCCTTTATGGCGACCTTGAGAGAACTGGGGCTGGAGGTCGAACTGAGGAAGGAAAAGGGAACCGATATAGACGCCGCCTGCGGACAGCTCAGAGGAAAGAGAGGCTGA
- a CDS encoding NCS2 family permease, with product MFTDLLAALAVVVNGIPQGLLALMFGFAALPTALAFGVGIAGSLYFNSVATISFQAETITLAGTMGKDLSERLSMVFWGALFLLIPSMLGMNEKIVSAIGPVVVNSMMAGVGLMLANVAIDLFSSERWSGSASVAVALVVWFLTRDLAKTIIVSVLASTLLYNYLLRSRGMDLDVHVIDGANEKFRFGMVKWDIWRHPRILYGALAMACLNIGANISFGKITGSIAGVGTDIDHLAIYSSLADMASTLFGGAPVESIISGTATAPNPVRSSVMMMAIMAALLLFKLLPTIGRYVHRSSIAGFLLVLGVFVTFSTNMAAAVSLVPDFQGPFGMTPWGMVIGATVFASARWNPFFGLLAGVVVRLVFGI from the coding sequence ATGTTCACCGATTTACTCGCCGCTCTTGCGGTGGTAGTCAACGGAATACCTCAGGGGCTATTGGCCCTTATGTTCGGCTTCGCCGCCCTGCCTACGGCGTTGGCCTTCGGGGTGGGAATAGCCGGATCCCTTTACTTCAACTCGGTAGCCACCATATCGTTCCAGGCCGAGACTATCACTCTGGCAGGCACAATGGGAAAGGACCTGTCCGAAAGGCTCAGCATGGTCTTCTGGGGAGCTTTGTTCCTGCTGATACCGTCGATGCTGGGCATGAACGAAAAGATAGTCTCGGCGATAGGCCCTGTGGTGGTCAACTCCATGATGGCCGGGGTGGGCCTGATGTTGGCCAACGTGGCCATAGACCTCTTCTCGTCGGAGCGCTGGTCCGGTTCGGCCTCGGTAGCGGTGGCTCTCGTGGTATGGTTCCTGACCAGAGATTTGGCCAAGACCATCATCGTGTCCGTCCTGGCCTCGACGCTTCTGTACAACTACCTTCTGAGAAGCAGAGGGATGGACCTGGACGTTCACGTAATAGACGGAGCCAACGAAAAGTTCCGTTTCGGCATGGTCAAGTGGGACATATGGCGCCATCCCAGGATACTCTACGGAGCCCTGGCCATGGCCTGTCTCAACATAGGGGCCAACATCTCTTTCGGAAAGATAACCGGCAGCATAGCGGGGGTCGGCACCGACATAGATCACCTGGCCATCTACTCCAGCCTCGCCGACATGGCCTCCACCCTGTTCGGAGGAGCTCCGGTTGAGTCCATCATATCCGGAACAGCCACGGCTCCGAACCCGGTTAGATCGTCCGTCATGATGATGGCCATAATGGCCGCACTACTGCTGTTCAAGCTGCTGCCAACCATAGGACGGTACGTGCATCGCTCGTCCATCGCCGGTTTTTTGCTGGTGCTGGGGGTGTTCGTGACCTTTTCCACCAATATGGCCGCAGCGGTATCTCTGGTTCCGGATTTTCAGGGCCCCTTCGGCATGACCCCCTGGGGAATGGTGATCGGAGCTACCGTGTTCGCCTCTGCCAGATGGAATCCCTTCTTCGGATTGCTGGCAGGAGTCGTCGTAAGACTGGTCTTCGGGATATAG
- a CDS encoding methyl-accepting chemotaxis protein: protein MKRSLLLKLVLPLGVLVGLFTLSLGSTLVITSGQDKDGMVINLAGRQRMLSQSIAKASLAYGLSGDSKYKEEALSSISLFKETNRVLISGGKAPLDPKAGTWTDIPAASPEAVALLREVDKSFSSYLKAVDKVLSGSDERAWKDVVEKAQSVLAAAAKATVAIETYAGRKVIILERIQEVSLVLALLIAFLCVVFYRKSLVAPIREMNLFMGRSTEGKADLTWRLPVRSSDETGRMASGFNDFMELLRANFWETSQGTQDFLAAFNSLARSLELFSRTFRSMEEGVVRGAKAVDQVSSAVETQYATSEEIASTSQALARMAEDLNQTVADVVSKAKEGEAALGETSVAMESARGQAEQVSQRALSLADKAKVIHQVVQTIQGIAEQTNLLALNAAIEAARAGEAGRGFAVVAEEVRKLAEESKGAAVQIGDNLTGLMDGVDGTSKDVMSMSDEMQGVAERISGVVQAITVILEGMDNTNEVSQTVAASAQELSASSQEMASGAESVSRFASEINQVIGDAGESVKSLSGMVDDLSDRVNDGAREGEELLEELSKMNLGTCADMMSVVSKAVDAHRAWMDRLESLLEGGLWDLETDPTKCRFGLFLSTATPPDHLTDRWKEVVSLHDKLHHMGHEIEAHVSEGRKDSAEKATAEARDVSSRLASLLMDLARECSGKGSGVPALASSTERR from the coding sequence ATGAAAAGAAGTCTTCTTCTCAAGCTGGTGTTGCCCTTAGGGGTTTTGGTGGGGCTGTTCACCCTGTCACTGGGGTCTACCTTGGTTATAACCTCCGGTCAGGACAAAGACGGGATGGTCATAAACCTGGCAGGCAGGCAGAGGATGCTTTCCCAGAGTATCGCCAAGGCCTCCTTGGCCTACGGATTATCCGGCGATAGCAAGTACAAGGAGGAGGCTTTGTCCTCCATCTCCCTTTTCAAGGAGACCAACCGTGTTCTGATATCGGGGGGAAAAGCTCCGCTGGATCCCAAGGCGGGCACTTGGACCGATATCCCCGCCGCTTCCCCCGAGGCGGTAGCGCTTCTCAGGGAGGTGGACAAGTCCTTCTCCTCTTACCTTAAGGCGGTGGATAAGGTGTTGTCCGGTTCGGACGAAAGGGCCTGGAAAGACGTAGTCGAGAAGGCTCAGTCCGTCCTCGCCGCGGCGGCTAAGGCGACCGTTGCAATAGAGACCTACGCCGGACGGAAGGTAATAATATTGGAAAGGATACAGGAGGTTTCGCTGGTGCTGGCCCTCCTGATCGCTTTTCTGTGTGTGGTTTTCTATCGTAAATCCCTGGTAGCTCCCATAAGGGAGATGAACCTCTTCATGGGGCGTTCCACCGAGGGGAAAGCCGACCTCACATGGCGCCTTCCAGTTCGCTCTTCCGACGAGACCGGACGGATGGCATCGGGTTTTAACGACTTTATGGAGCTCCTTCGTGCCAATTTCTGGGAGACCTCTCAGGGAACCCAGGATTTTTTGGCGGCTTTCAACTCTCTGGCCCGTTCTCTGGAGCTATTTTCCCGTACATTCAGGTCCATGGAGGAGGGTGTGGTACGAGGCGCCAAGGCGGTGGATCAGGTCTCCAGCGCTGTGGAGACCCAGTACGCTACCTCGGAGGAGATAGCCTCCACCTCTCAGGCTTTGGCCCGCATGGCGGAAGACCTCAACCAGACCGTGGCGGACGTGGTTTCCAAGGCCAAAGAGGGAGAGGCCGCCTTGGGAGAGACCTCCGTCGCTATGGAATCAGCCAGAGGACAGGCGGAGCAGGTATCCCAGAGGGCCTTATCCTTGGCGGATAAGGCTAAGGTTATACACCAGGTGGTACAGACCATTCAGGGAATAGCGGAACAGACTAACCTACTGGCACTCAACGCGGCTATAGAGGCGGCCAGGGCTGGCGAGGCGGGGCGGGGATTCGCCGTAGTTGCCGAAGAAGTCAGGAAACTGGCGGAGGAGAGCAAAGGTGCTGCAGTTCAGATAGGCGATAACCTGACGGGACTTATGGATGGCGTCGACGGTACATCCAAAGACGTCATGTCCATGTCGGACGAGATGCAGGGAGTGGCCGAGAGGATTTCCGGAGTGGTCCAGGCCATAACTGTGATACTGGAGGGCATGGACAACACCAACGAGGTATCTCAGACCGTTGCGGCCAGCGCTCAGGAACTCTCCGCCTCCTCTCAGGAGATGGCATCCGGAGCTGAGTCGGTTTCCCGGTTCGCGTCGGAGATAAACCAGGTTATAGGGGACGCCGGGGAGTCGGTCAAGTCCCTTTCAGGCATGGTCGACGATTTGTCCGACAGGGTGAACGACGGGGCCAGGGAAGGCGAGGAGCTTCTTGAGGAGCTTTCCAAGATGAACCTGGGTACCTGTGCCGACATGATGTCGGTTGTGTCAAAGGCGGTTGACGCTCACAGAGCATGGATGGATCGTCTGGAGTCCTTGCTCGAGGGAGGTCTCTGGGATCTCGAGACCGACCCGACCAAGTGTCGCTTCGGGTTGTTCCTTTCCACGGCGACCCCTCCTGATCACCTGACCGACAGGTGGAAAGAGGTGGTCTCTCTGCACGATAAGCTCCATCACATGGGTCACGAGATAGAGGCCCATGTTTCCGAGGGAAGGAAGGACTCGGCGGAGAAGGCGACGGCGGAGGCGAGAGATGTAAGCTCTCGATTGGCCTCTCTGTTGATGGACTTGGCCCGAGAGTGTTCCGGAAAGGGTTCAGGGGTTCCTGCTCTGGCATCCTCTACCGAGAGGAGATAA
- a CDS encoding MBL fold metallo-hydrolase encodes MADLKLTHLLGDSYVVEGRIKLGLWGPKDDTVLLDSGMDESSGRALRRMIEREGRRLNWVACTHFHADHVGGCAYLKKSTGCSVAMPAFESPFLEETIYEPSFLWGASPFGALKNKFLMAPVCQVDRRLPQSGEWEETGLRLVSLAGHSPGMVGYVTPDEVAYVGDSLFDSDMVEAHGMLYVVDVAEWLVTLDFLERLEARWFVPCHASTVEDPSELISVTRRHLLDISDRVLSLCRTPMTRDDLLGKLMEWLDKKVDPLRYVLNLGALSAHLSYLIDRGEVEPLEDRGRLLWKAVD; translated from the coding sequence ATGGCGGATCTGAAATTGACACATCTCTTGGGAGATAGCTATGTCGTGGAGGGGCGCATAAAGCTGGGGCTCTGGGGACCTAAGGACGATACGGTTCTTCTGGATTCGGGCATGGACGAATCGTCCGGCAGGGCTTTGAGACGCATGATCGAAAGGGAAGGCCGGCGTCTGAACTGGGTAGCCTGCACTCATTTTCACGCCGACCACGTCGGTGGATGCGCCTATCTGAAGAAGTCCACCGGATGTTCCGTGGCTATGCCAGCCTTCGAGAGTCCGTTTCTGGAGGAGACGATCTACGAGCCGTCGTTCCTGTGGGGGGCGTCGCCTTTTGGGGCTCTCAAGAACAAGTTTCTGATGGCCCCGGTGTGTCAGGTGGATCGACGGTTGCCTCAGTCCGGAGAGTGGGAGGAGACCGGTCTGAGACTGGTCTCACTGGCGGGGCACTCTCCGGGGATGGTGGGCTACGTTACGCCGGACGAGGTCGCCTACGTAGGAGACTCGTTGTTCGACTCCGATATGGTGGAGGCTCACGGAATGCTTTACGTGGTGGACGTGGCGGAATGGCTCGTTACCCTCGACTTTCTGGAGAGGCTGGAGGCCCGGTGGTTCGTTCCCTGCCACGCTTCGACTGTGGAGGATCCCTCCGAGCTTATCTCCGTGACTAGACGGCATCTGTTGGATATATCCGACAGGGTTCTCTCCCTTTGCAGAACCCCGATGACCAGAGACGACCTGTTGGGAAAGTTGATGGAATGGCTGGACAAGAAGGTAGATCCTCTGAGATACGTATTGAACCTCGGGGCCCTTTCGGCCCATCTCAGCTATCTTATAGACCGTGGAGAGGTGGAGCCCCTGGAGGATCGAGGGCGATTGCTCTGGAAAGCGGTGGATTGA
- a CDS encoding phosphoribosyltransferase family protein, producing the protein MDFYELHLAGLVRRLPKVAISKNLSIASFVMMGDTELVERCAEKLTERLGDISLDALVCPEAKAIPLTHAMARIMKLNYVVIRKSVKGYMVGPLVETVRSITTTEEQTLVMDGSDVAKIRGRKVCLVDDVVSTGASLRSARQILDRAGAITVAQAAPLLEEGGHDGEGVTFLETLPVFPTEK; encoded by the coding sequence ATGGACTTTTACGAGCTACACCTGGCGGGACTGGTCAGACGACTGCCCAAGGTAGCCATCTCGAAGAACCTGTCCATAGCGTCTTTCGTGATGATGGGAGACACCGAACTGGTGGAACGATGCGCCGAGAAACTGACCGAAAGGCTGGGCGATATATCCCTGGACGCACTGGTCTGCCCCGAGGCGAAGGCTATTCCCCTGACCCACGCCATGGCCAGGATCATGAAGCTGAACTACGTTGTCATAAGAAAATCGGTAAAGGGCTATATGGTGGGACCTCTGGTCGAGACGGTGAGATCGATAACCACAACAGAAGAACAGACCCTCGTCATGGACGGATCGGACGTAGCCAAGATAAGAGGGAGAAAGGTGTGTCTGGTGGACGACGTGGTGTCCACAGGGGCGTCCCTCCGATCGGCCAGACAGATACTCGACAGGGCCGGAGCCATAACGGTGGCTCAGGCGGCGCCTCTGCTCGAGGAGGGAGGTCACGACGGAGAAGGAGTGACCTTTCTGGAAACTCTGCCGGTATTCCCCACGGAGAAATAG
- a CDS encoding SH3 domain-containing C40 family peptidase — MRVKNVRFAAVATVLLCLHLPAWGLGGIEGIPQSPMYHAVSQTDRPIIPKEIQQRQYEILKTRFHSPWDQNEPREAQEVILWALDRYCQDRIYGENLSPRTDEWKKRMAESCRVDSVGELGTRAVSLRETSLRLLPTKSPAFLSPDLPGEGYPFDYLQNSLVHAGEPLYLSHLSEDGLWGWCDTSYASGWVNMADLATVNDELATRWRSLELAAVVREDVVLAYRGRSLFEAKIGTLLPMKSRGATTIIVEVPRARPDGVASSIELRIPMTSVSPAPLSPNAWTAAALAEQLMNEPYGWGGFLKNRDCSATTRDLMLPLGIWLPRNSKAQAKEGKVISLEGMSREKKLKTISREGVPFFSLIGQPGHIMLYVGTYRGKPLILHDMWGIRTERKGSEGRYIVGKTVISTLDLGEDLPDHVPGKLILDRIDRLTIPWLPET; from the coding sequence ATGAGGGTAAAAAACGTTCGATTTGCCGCCGTGGCCACGGTCCTTCTGTGCCTCCATCTCCCAGCCTGGGGACTCGGAGGCATAGAGGGGATACCACAGTCTCCGATGTATCACGCCGTCTCCCAGACGGATCGACCGATAATACCAAAAGAAATTCAACAGAGACAATACGAAATACTCAAGACACGCTTTCACTCTCCCTGGGACCAGAACGAGCCGAGAGAAGCCCAAGAGGTTATCCTATGGGCTCTGGACCGTTACTGTCAAGACAGAATATACGGCGAAAACCTCTCCCCTCGCACCGACGAATGGAAAAAGAGGATGGCCGAATCTTGCCGGGTCGACTCGGTCGGAGAGCTGGGCACGAGGGCAGTCTCCTTGAGGGAGACATCCTTGAGGCTGCTCCCTACGAAATCACCCGCCTTTCTGTCTCCCGACCTGCCGGGAGAGGGCTACCCCTTCGACTACCTACAAAACAGCCTGGTCCACGCCGGAGAACCTCTCTACCTGTCTCACCTCTCCGAAGACGGACTTTGGGGCTGGTGCGACACGTCCTACGCCTCAGGATGGGTGAACATGGCCGACCTGGCGACGGTGAACGACGAACTGGCGACGAGATGGAGATCCCTGGAACTGGCGGCAGTAGTGAGGGAAGACGTCGTTCTGGCATATCGCGGTAGATCGCTCTTCGAGGCCAAGATAGGAACGCTGCTGCCGATGAAATCCAGAGGGGCAACCACTATTATCGTAGAGGTGCCAAGGGCAAGGCCGGACGGGGTCGCCTCGTCCATCGAGCTGAGGATACCCATGACCTCCGTGTCCCCGGCTCCACTATCCCCCAACGCCTGGACCGCCGCGGCCCTGGCGGAGCAGTTGATGAACGAGCCCTACGGTTGGGGAGGCTTCCTGAAAAACCGAGATTGCAGCGCCACCACCAGGGATCTTATGTTACCCCTCGGCATCTGGTTGCCCAGAAACTCAAAAGCTCAGGCCAAAGAGGGAAAGGTCATATCCCTTGAAGGAATGTCCAGAGAGAAAAAGTTAAAGACGATCTCTAGAGAGGGAGTACCGTTTTTCTCCCTGATAGGCCAGCCCGGACACATAATGCTCTACGTGGGAACCTATAGGGGGAAACCCTTGATACTTCACGACATGTGGGGAATAAGGACCGAGAGAAAAGGCAGTGAAGGACGGTATATAGTGGGCAAAACGGTGATATCCACACTGGACCTGGGAGAGGACCTTCCGGACCACGTCCCGGGCAAACTGATACTGGACCGAATCGACAGATTGACGATTCCATGGCTTCCCGAAACATAA
- a CDS encoding ZIP family metal transporter: MESFVQLHPVLQALIGTLFTWGMTAAGSGMVYVSKEPGQKTLDVMLGFAAGVMIAASYWSLLAPAIEMSEDMGVPGWIPAAVGFLAGGGVLRLVDRYLPHLHLGLPTDEAEGVQTRWKRTTLLVLAITLHNIPEGLAVGVAFGAVAYGLPSATLAGAIALALGIGIQNFPEGMAVSLPLRREGLSQRKSFLYGQLSGVVEPIAGVIGAAIVGISRPILPYALAFAAGAMIFVVVEEVIPESQQSGNGDLATMGVMLGFTVMMILDVALG; the protein is encoded by the coding sequence ATGGAAAGTTTCGTTCAACTGCATCCGGTGCTTCAGGCACTTATAGGGACCCTCTTCACCTGGGGAATGACCGCCGCTGGGTCCGGGATGGTGTACGTAAGCAAGGAACCGGGGCAAAAGACCCTGGACGTCATGCTGGGCTTCGCGGCGGGAGTTATGATAGCCGCCAGCTACTGGTCCCTTCTGGCTCCGGCGATAGAGATGTCCGAGGACATGGGGGTTCCCGGCTGGATTCCGGCAGCAGTGGGTTTTCTGGCCGGAGGCGGCGTCCTGAGGCTTGTGGACCGATATCTGCCCCACCTGCACCTAGGACTTCCGACCGACGAAGCGGAGGGCGTACAGACCAGATGGAAAAGAACCACCCTGCTGGTACTGGCCATAACCCTGCACAATATACCGGAAGGCCTGGCGGTTGGAGTGGCTTTCGGCGCAGTGGCTTACGGTCTCCCCTCTGCCACCCTGGCCGGAGCGATAGCTCTCGCCCTGGGAATAGGCATACAGAACTTCCCCGAGGGCATGGCGGTGTCCCTGCCTCTCAGAAGGGAGGGACTCTCCCAGAGAAAGAGTTTCCTCTACGGTCAGCTATCCGGCGTGGTCGAGCCCATCGCAGGGGTGATCGGAGCCGCCATAGTGGGAATATCCAGGCCGATCCTTCCCTACGCTCTGGCCTTCGCCGCCGGAGCCATGATATTCGTGGTGGTGGAGGAGGTCATTCCGGAATCTCAGCAGAGCGGAAACGGCGACCTGGCAACGATGGGAGTCATGCTGGGATTCACCGTTATGATGATCCTCGACGTGGCTTTGGGCTAG
- a CDS encoding ribonuclease HI family protein, translated as MAWKAHFDGGSRGNPGVAGAGAALYDDGGRLIWRGAEPLGERTNNEAEYMAAILALKEVVRRGLNEIELCGDSKLVINQLSGAWKIKEPRLGVLAEEFNALAKGLSVRFRWVPRKDNSEADRMANLAMDGLAPSDDVSSGKDETSSQAVVEIVVFSDGDGRYFVDLPRLRCSCEEFASRGDCVHLKICRDAGFTP; from the coding sequence ATGGCCTGGAAAGCCCATTTCGACGGCGGTTCTCGAGGCAACCCCGGCGTAGCCGGAGCGGGGGCGGCCCTGTACGACGACGGAGGACGTCTCATATGGAGGGGGGCAGAGCCCCTGGGAGAGAGGACCAACAACGAGGCGGAATACATGGCGGCCATATTGGCTCTTAAAGAGGTAGTCCGTCGTGGCTTGAACGAGATAGAGCTCTGTGGAGACAGCAAGCTGGTGATCAACCAGCTCTCGGGAGCCTGGAAGATAAAGGAGCCGAGGCTGGGCGTTCTGGCCGAGGAGTTCAACGCATTGGCTAAGGGCCTGTCGGTGAGGTTCCGCTGGGTTCCCAGGAAGGATAACTCCGAGGCGGACCGCATGGCCAACCTCGCCATGGACGGCCTGGCTCCTTCGGACGACGTTTCCTCCGGGAAGGACGAGACGTCCTCTCAGGCGGTGGTGGAGATAGTCGTCTTCTCCGACGGAGATGGACGGTATTTCGTAGATCTGCCCCGTCTTCGGTGCAGCTGCGAGGAGTTCGCCTCCAGAGGCGACTGTGTTCACCTCAAAATCTGTAGAGATGCGGGGTTCACGCCCTGA